The Sesamum indicum cultivar Zhongzhi No. 13 linkage group LG1, S_indicum_v1.0, whole genome shotgun sequence genome includes a window with the following:
- the LOC105156707 gene encoding 7-ethoxycoumarin O-deethylase-like, protein MDIYGFLLCSVLLSFCIHYLLSTGTFKKKRLPPGPIGLPILGSLLTIGNRPPESLAKLAKIYGPLMTVKFGMLNVVVASSADMAKEILQKNDRAFIGRPTPESLAAGKFQDMSLVWSSGLNPHWKKVRKICNIQLFTNQRMYSLQELRHPVIKKMIVRVIEAREAREPLDIGRLAFGAMLNFLSNTMFSGDLFDMKSDGIRELKELIGELMDLMLKANVADFFPFLRPFDPQGITRGITGLLHRVHKLLDDIIGQRVRRRTSDQSDRCGDFLDVLLDHTEMHGPEELNYQNIKILFQDLFVAGAMTTSTVIEWAMAELLHNPAILTKVKQELSNKIPPRELIQEQDITHLPYLDAVIKETMRLHPTTPLLLPHYTEEEAEIQGYIIPKHTQVFVNVWSILRDPAYWDDPTIFKPDRFLNSSIDVQGKDCKYIPFGAGRRICPGSNLAMRMVSLMVSNLVHGFDWELPGGLKFEDMDMTDGVGIAPHKHEPLVVIPVNAH, encoded by the exons ATGGATATCTATGGTTTTCTGCTCTGCTCAGTCCTTCTATCATTTTGTATCCATTACCTTCTTAGCACTGGAACATTCAAGAAGAAGAGGCTTCCTCCAGGCCCGATAGGCCTCCCAATCCTTGGAAGCCTCCTCACAATTGGTAACAGGCCCCCTGAATCCCTAGCCAAGCTAGCCAAAATCTATGGCCCCCTCATGACAGTGAAATTCGGTATGCTAAACGTCGTGGTTGCTTCGTCTGCAGATATGGCCAAAGAAATCCTTCAAAAGAACGATAGGGCTTTCATCGGCCGGCCCACTCCAGAATCATTGGCCGCGGGAAAGTTCCAAGATATGTCATTGGTGTGGTCGTCGGGCTTAAACCCGCACTGGAAAAAAGTTCGGAAAATCTGCAACATCCAGCTTTTCACAAATCAAAGAATGTACTCACTGCAAGAATTGAGGCATCCggtcataaaaaaaatgattgtaCGAGTCATTGAAGCCCGGGAAGCCCGAGAACCGCTTGACATCGGGAGGTTAGCGTTTGGTGCCATGTTGAACTTTTTATCAAACACGATGTTTTCAGGCGATTTGTTTGATATGAAATCGGATGGGATAAGAGAACTAAAAGAGCTGATCGGTGAGTTAATGGATCTTATGTTAAAGGCTAACGTTGCagattttttccctttcttgagGCCATTTGACCCGCAAGGGATCACGCGTGGGATCACAGGATTGCTCCATAGAGTGCACAAACTCTTGGATGATATCATTGGGCAAAGGGTTAGGCGCAGGACGAGTGATCAGTCGGACAGGTGCGGGGATTTCTTGGATGTTTTGCTTGATCACACCGAAATGCATGGCCCCGAAGAACTTAACTACCAAAATATCAAGATCTTGTTCCAG GATTTATTCGTTGCTGGCGCCATGACCACCAGCACCGTCATCGAGTGGGCAATGGCGGAGCTCCTCCACAACCCGGCCATCCTCACCAAGGTAAAACAAGAACTATCCAACAAAATCCCACCACGAGAACTCATCCAAGAACAAGACATTACCCACCTTCCATATCTAGATGCAGTCATAAAGGAAACAATGAGACTGCATCCCACAACACCGCTTCTGTTGCCCCACTACACCGAGGAAGAAGCTGAAATCCAGGGCTACATCATCCCGAAACACACTCAGGTCTTCGTCAATGTATGGTCAATATTAAGGGACCCTGCTTACTGGGATGATCCAACTATATTCAAGCCCGACAGGTTTCTGAACTCTAGCATTGATGTTCAGGGTAAAGATTGCAAGTATATCCCGTTTGGAGCTGGACGACGTATTTGCCCTGGATCCAACCTAGCGATGAGAATGGTGAGCCTGATGGTATCTAATCTAGTGCATGGTTTTGACTGGGAGCTGCCTGGTGGATTGAAGTTTGAGGACATGGACATGACAGACGGGGTTGGAATAGCACCGCATAAACATGAGCCCCTAGTGGTTATTCCTGTAAATGCTCATTAA